TAATAATTGTTGGCAAAATAATAAAAAGCAATTCACTTAAACTAGAAAATGAGATAATGAAAGAAAAAATAGAATCACAATATAGACATTATTTACATATTCAAAAATCTCAAATGAAGGTTAGAAAATTATATCATGATTTAAATAACCATTTATTATGTATAGAGAATATGAAAGATAACAGTGGTGATTCAAAAAAATATATTGAAAATTTAAAAGCTGAATTAAAAGATAGTTGTTGTATAAAAAATAGTGGAAATATGATACTAGATATAATAATAAAAGAAAAGATCAATATTTGTAATAAAAATAATATTAATTTTGTTTATGATATAAACTTTTCAAAATGCAGCTTTATAGAAATGATTGATGTTTGTAGTATATTTTCTAATTTATTGGATAATGCTATAGAGGCATCAAAGAAAGTCGAAGCTATAGAAAAGAGAAATATAAGAATAATAGGTAATATAGTAAATTCATTTTTTGTTATAAAATGTGAAAATTATAAGTTAAATAAAATAATTAAGAAAAAGAATAAGTTAATATCGGAGAAAAAGGATAAATTTTTACATGGCATCGGAGTTGAAAGTATAAAAAATTCAGTTCAAAAATACAATGGAAATTTAGTAATTGATACATTAGAGAATAATTTTACTGTACATATTTATATACCGTTAAGGTAATTTTGCTATTGAGGTCTAAAAAACAACCACTTAGGGCATAGATATTGAAATTAAAAATAGTAGATGATATATTTTACCTAAAGAAATAAATGTAAGGTGGTTGGAGATGTTAAGAGGGTTTATATGTTTGCTACTTATATGTAGTATGTGTACAACGACGGGGTGTTCTAAAGATTATTCAAAT
Above is a genomic segment from Romboutsia lituseburensis containing:
- a CDS encoding GHKL domain-containing protein, which gives rise to MLESKIFWIIFLIVTTIIDWFVLKIILDEILEKRKSNLFINIGTLIMVLITIIFIYLNMKPIEKLLIGMFLGLILYNYSYDDNVIKISLICFMFWMTMVGLEALSISIVVFFNSLNTTVDVLGNNIFKLEVTILSKVLLICVIPTIKGYRLHLEIKSKEFIYIMIPIVTNIISIVLILSFKMSLINDSSIQNLIMLLVSILLLISSITLIIIVGKIIKSNSLKLENEIMKEKIESQYRHYLHIQKSQMKVRKLYHDLNNHLLCIENMKDNSGDSKKYIENLKAELKDSCCIKNSGNMILDIIIKEKINICNKNNINFVYDINFSKCSFIEMIDVCSIFSNLLDNAIEASKKVEAIEKRNIRIIGNIVNSFFVIKCENYKLNKIIKKKNKLISEKKDKFLHGIGVESIKNSVQKYNGNLVIDTLENNFTVHIYIPLR